GGAGAATAAAGAAATTTACCGGCAAATTAGAGAAACCAGGGAAAAGGCAATAGCCATCTTAACCGCGCCGGAGTTTGATGAAGCGGCGTACCAGAGGGAGGTAGAAAAGCTGCATGAACTACGGGGTCAGATGAAGCAACGTTTTGCTAATGCTACCATCGAGTTGGCCAAACAGTTCAATCAAACAGAAAGAAAAGCCCTGGCCGAATATCTCAGACATCCTCCACCCCCTCCGTCAGGAGCCAGATTCAACTCTCCTCCTTCTGAGGTTTCTCTCCCTCGATAATCCATCGGAGTCTTAGAGGTTTGGGGATCCCCTTTCTCCAGCGATTGGGTCTTACGCAGGCAAGATGCCTGCGCTCCCAGGGTTATCTGGTCTGGAGGGTTTCCTTTCTCCACCGACCGGGGCAGAGGGAGTTCATAATTAAAAATTAAAAAAATATCTAAAAATTTCCGAAGACTTTTTTCCCTTTGTTCGTATCAATCTATAGAAGATGCAAGCTTACCATCCTCATCAGCCAGATCTGTCAGGACTGTAAACCCTGGGATACAAAAGTCCACCGTTTAGAAGAGTCACCTCCCTTTCATACCGGGGGTAACTCAAAAGGTTTTGAAGCGGATACCTGCCTTTTGGATGGGCAGGGGGGAGGGTGTTAAGCAAGCACCGACTTGGATAAGAATGATCGGTGAGTGGACAACGTTAAATAAGTCCAGGTCCGTTAATAAGTTAGGTTTCATACCGGAAAAAATAACGGTCGGGTAGATCCTTATTTTAAGGACTTACCCTTCCACTTAACCTGATCAAAGTAACCAAATTAGGAGGACTTAAGGAGGTTTTTCATGAGTAGACGTTTAAGAAAAGTTCTGTGGATTTTGCCTGTTGTGGTACTAGGATTTACATCACTGGCTTATAGCCACTTTGACCCAAGGGGTTGGGGATCCAGATCCCGCATGTTTAAATGGTGGGAGCGTCCGGAGGTGGTTCAGCGATTGAAACTGACCGACCAGCAAATCAATCAAATTCGAGAGATTTATTCTGGAGAAACAAAGAAGTCGATCGATTTAAAGGCAGAGTTTGAAAAACAGCATTTAGAGCTTGAACAGCTTTTACAACAAGATCCTCTGGACGAGGACAAGATTGCCAAGCAGATCGATAATGTTCAGGCCGCCCGTGCTGCTTTAGCCAAAAATCAACTTCTTATGCGGGTTAAGATAGCCAAAGTCCTGTCTTCTGACCAGCGAAAGCAGTTAGATACCATAAGAAAGGAAATGCGGGAACAGGCTATGAGGAGATACTCAGAGAGGGGTCCCAGAAGGTCTGAAGGGCCTCGTCCTCCTGAAGAACCTCATCCATAAGCCTGGCCATTTTATAAAGATAAAAAAATAGGAATGCACGGAAAAGCGTAGTACTTTGTAAAGTAAATTTAAATAAC
The sequence above is a segment of the Candidatus Limnocylindrales bacterium genome. Coding sequences within it:
- a CDS encoding Spy/CpxP family protein refolding chaperone encodes the protein MSRRLRKVLWILPVVVLGFTSLAYSHFDPRGWGSRSRMFKWWERPEVVQRLKLTDQQINQIREIYSGETKKSIDLKAEFEKQHLELEQLLQQDPLDEDKIAKQIDNVQAARAALAKNQLLMRVKIAKVLSSDQRKQLDTIRKEMREQAMRRYSERGPRRSEGPRPPEEPHP
- a CDS encoding periplasmic heavy metal sensor; protein product: MSRKIKILMLGSLFLNILLIGASIGHISHSLGRNHWGRKPGPEFTVQLPKDKEKLFFETMEKARLENKEIYRQIRETREKAIAILTAPEFDEAAYQREVEKLHELRGQMKQRFANATIELAKQFNQTERKALAEYLRHPPPPPSGARFNSPPSEVSLPR